From a region of the Agromyces ramosus genome:
- a CDS encoding sec-independent translocase has translation MFGLTFEKLLIIGVIAVFLLGPERLPHYAAQLGRLVRSLRDMANGAKDRMREEMGPDFDDVDWQKLDPRQYDPRRIIREALTDVDPFAEPAAPVVARAAVNENSAYLQRKRQREALGAEEQAPFDSEAT, from the coding sequence ATGTTCGGTCTGACGTTCGAGAAGCTCCTCATCATCGGGGTCATCGCCGTCTTCCTGCTCGGTCCCGAGCGGCTGCCGCACTACGCGGCGCAGCTGGGCCGGCTCGTGCGGTCGCTCCGCGACATGGCCAACGGGGCGAAAGACCGCATGCGTGAAGAGATGGGTCCCGACTTCGACGACGTCGACTGGCAGAAGCTCGACCCGCGCCAGTACGACCCGCGCCGCATCATCCGCGAAGCCCTGACCGACGTCGACCCGTTCGCCGAGCCCGCCGCGCCGGTCGTCGCGCGAGCCGCCGTGAACGAGAACTCCGCCTACCTGCAGCGCAAGCGGCAGCGTGAGGCGCTCGGGGCCGAAGAGCAGGCGCCGTTCGACTCCGAGGCCACCTGA